ACATGAGGGACATTTAGTAATGGGTAGTAATAGGGCGCTAAGGGGAAGGTTGGTGTGTGATATCCGTCGGGCACAGGTGATGGTGGTTTGGTGTCGGCGGAGCTGTCTCTGTCTGGAGTCAGTCTTTGTCCTGCTACCTCTGTAGCTGATGTGCAGCACTGGGGAGAAGACTGGAGGTCTGGGGAGTTAACAGGAGTATTGGGGGAACAAGAACTGAGACTGGCTGAGGGGTTCATGGATACAACTCTGCTGCTGCCAGATGGGGTATTGCTAGGAAGGGCAGAGCCATTCAGTTGCACTTGGACTGGGGGTATGATGACAGTCGCATAGTTTGAGGTCTGTAATTGGTTAGATCCCTCTGCACTTCCTGTTGCTCCGGTCTTCCCGTCAGAGCTCAAACTCGGCTCACTTGAGGGTTGTGTGGAGCTTATGGATATGTTGGAACTTTGGGTTTGCAGTTCTCTTGGTACTGGTGTGACAATTTTGCTGCTATTTGTGTTGGACTCCAGATGTGTAGAGGTTTCTTGGCTTTGCGCAGGGTTGTCAGCAGTTACACTAAGGAAAAGGCAAAGTATGggaaaaaacaagataattatcTACAAATCTAgagaaattttattttattttcagcattgGTAGATGTCCAAAGTTTCACCCACCtgtattctgtgtgtgtagggCTGCTACCAATAATTGTGTAGTCATTATCAGAGTCCAGTCCAGGGGTGCTTGACAGGCAATTGGAGTCTGATTTCGCCTCTGAACCCTGGGATATGTCATCCTCCACATCACTCTTGGGCTTTTCCACTTTGAGAAGAGAGATAAAACGACATGAGTTAAAGTGATAACAAAAATTAGGAAAAATAATTGATACAAGAAGTAATAAACATGTTATTTCAATATAAACCAGTCCCCACTGTATCCATCATTCACCTTTGTGATGCTCAGCGGGCTGCTGGTCTCTAGATCCGGAGAGGGTCTCGGGCAACCTGCCTCTCCCAGGAGAGGGGCTACCAGCGGGCAGAGGCGAGGCTGATCCAGAGTGGTACCCTGAGGCGTAACCACGGCTCTCATGGCTCTCGGCTGGGGATGACTGATAAGGAGAGCAGGGACAGGAGTGGCGTGGCTGTGGAGGGGTGTGGTACCCACTGCTGCCTCCATCCCGCACCTCTATCAGAGAGTGGGGGCTGGGGTATCCCTGGTGAGGTCCAATTGCATATCTAGGTTGTTCCGGGATTGGACCCTGATCCAAAGGGGAGTGACACACGCGAAATGTTGGCATGGCTGATTTGCTCTGCCAGAATTCTGCCTCTTTTGCCACCTCCCATGGATTTTCATTTTCCCATGGTGGGGACACCTCTCTTGTTTGTTGTAACCCTCCTTGGGACCAGTGTGGGCTTTCTGATTGGTCAGGGTGCAAAGAGTGGAATGATCTGACTGAGGCAGATTGGTGCTCTCGCCTGCTGGAGCAGTCCCGACATGGGCAACCAGGGGACGGTGCTGGAGGGCTGAAGAACATTTCCCTATAAGGGCTCGAGGGCAGTGACTGATGGGACACATGGGAGGCTGGATTGTGGCTGGAATAATGGAAGAGGTGACACTCTTCCCCGGTGCAGAGTCTGTTTGAGGCTGGGAGGGTGTGgctgtgtgggtgggtgtgttcCAGGGTGGAATAAGGGTAGCAAGGCCTGTGGAGACAGGGCAGGGGTGGGGGTGGACGTTCCCATGGTAACTCGGGTAATGGATGGGCACTGTGGCGATGGCAGAGTTCCATATGAGTTGAATGAGGAGGCGGGGACACAGATTTGGAAGTTAAGGCTGGCAGCGTTTGGCTATTTGGATGGTTTTTAATACTGTTGCAACGGCCGAGACAATGCCCGTTAGGAAGGCAGGGCCCTCGTTCCCTCTGCCATCCGACATCGCCACACTTTGTACCTGCTCGACCACAGCACGACGGCTCTCGCCTCAAGCCCCCAGGACTTGATGGGTCATCATCATCCAAAATCGCCGTCTCTCTAtccttttctttccctcttgtTTGCTCATTTGCTCCAccttccccctctcctctcctgaatGGACAGTCAGTGTTCTGTCTTTCTGGGCGGTTTATGTGCATAGAGGCATCTTCCACGTGATCAGAGGTGACTGAGGAGTCAGAGATATAGGTTAGAGGCTGGGGGTGGCTGGGAGTTTGAGGCTTGACTGTTGGGCTGCTGGTGAGGCATCCGTTGAGTGACGCTGCTGAGGCAGTCGAGCCCAGCCCGCGACGCTTCTTCACCTGGGCGTACAAGCTGCCGTCCAGAGGGCCCTTCGTATGACAGATATCTGACAGAAACAAGAAGAGAGTGGGATGCGATGTTTGATTTTACTATCTTATTTTTtaatgcctgtgtgtgtgtttgtgtgtgtggggtacATATCTTACTTTCTATGCTGTCTTGGTGGTGCAGGTTGAAGTTCTCATAAGAATCCCATCTGACCACAGGGTCTGAGGTGTTGTAGTCCACTTTGATGAAGGTGTCATTCTTGCGGTATTCTCGTCCTTGgaaagcagacattttgataTGAAGcatatgaaaatgtaaaaagaaagagattGGTTGACCAAAATGCACTAAAGGATGCATTGAAACACAGACAGTTGATAATATTCACCTTTCATTTTTTCTGGGCCATTGGTGAAGAGAAACTCGACTGTAGCATCTGGAGGGAACCTGTCATCTACAGAAAGACCGGCATAAAGACATTGACAAAAATATCCAGACCGAaactacagagactgattaaaaacaTTCAAGCAAAAGTGgaaagtcaaagtcaaaaaaTAAAGATTCTGGCTTTCACTCTTACAACACTTACAACACTTCAAAGAGACGTGGTGGCATGTGGCACTTGTCATGAGACAAGAGCTGctgtatttctgtttcatttaaacTGACACTGTCATTTGATATTTGtctcaaaatacacacaaacaccacaatAGTCTGAAAAACAAGGGGGTCTTGAATTATACAGCCATGTGAACCATTTTAAAGAAAGAATAGAAATATACAGCAGGGGGTTTCCATAAGTTTACAATATAGTACTAAGTCTAAATAACCTAGTTTTCCTTATGCACAGGTAGCATAAATAACCTTCACACTACTCTCCTCTGTGGTGCCTTCATGACTGtccaaaaatgtaaaactgcacCTACTTGTTATTCCGTACATTTCCTCAGAAACTAGTGagcttctgtttttttatacCTGTGCAGGCCAGGTCCAGTTCAGTCTTGCCAAACCACAGCTGGGCTCCGTGAACAGTGCAGGTGTGGAACTGGACTCTGAACACCACCTCCCTCTCCGATGCTCGACTCCGCCGGTGGTAGCACTTCACCTGCAGAGAAGGATGCAGGTATGAGTGTGATGTACAAACAACTACTAAAGCTCCTTTCAAATAAAATGTCTCAAAGTGTTGACATATTAGTAGACAAGCGGGACAAAATGGTTATATGATGTTTGTTATATTAGTTTGCTCTGTTGGATTGTCTTCAATGCGTTTACCCTCCGAGATTAATAAAGTACCCACAGTACGTGTCTCTCTAGGTTACTAAGGCCTTTGTTTTTTCCCTGTCAGAAAGACATGCAAGACAGCGTAAGAAAACAATTAAGCAAGCATGTTTTTCATAGTCTTCAGAGGATCTGTAGCTTAAGTGGTTTAATAATAATCAAGCACTTAAAAGCAAAGTTATCAAAGTGTATAATAACACTTGAGGTATTGCAGTTATTGCAGTGATGTATTTCTCACCATAATGTCCCCCTTTAATAATAGCGCTGGCTCCATAGTAACACAC
Above is a genomic segment from Micropterus dolomieu isolate WLL.071019.BEF.003 ecotype Adirondacks linkage group LG18, ASM2129224v1, whole genome shotgun sequence containing:
- the LOC123987322 gene encoding tensin-2-like isoform X2 → MGCVHSTSTGQMKKPHTDTGRIHIKADPELHPEVLQLSQLAKAGSHTFTERSFKRKRVCEVCKQNIDNPGAFCRECKVAVHKTCEAKVTPTCTPTPDLHGSTKSTPQKKRGSLPRNKGVEQVMEHVMERHYDFDLTYITERIISVFFPPDLEEPRYRRNLQEVATMLKSKHQDKFLLLNLSEKRHDITRLNPKVQDYGWPDLHAPPLDRICAVCKAMETWLISDPHNVVVLHCKGNKGKTGVIVAAYMHYSKISAGADHALTTLAMRKFCEDKVSSSLEPSQNRYIYYFGGLLSGTIKMNSSPLFLHQILIPSLPNFQAGGGFYPFLKIYQSLQLVYTSGIYDPQSSRARKLCVTMEPALLLKGDIMVKCYHRRSRASEREVVFRVQFHTCTVHGAQLWFGKTELDLACTDDRFPPDATVEFLFTNGPEKMKGREYRKNDTFIKVDYNTSDPVVRWDSYENFNLHHQDSIENICHTKGPLDGSLYAQVKKRRGLGSTASAASLNGCLTSSPTVKPQTPSHPQPLTYISDSSVTSDHVEDASMHINRPERQNTDCPFRRGEGEGGANEQTRGKEKDRETAILDDDDPSSPGGLRREPSCCGRAGTKCGDVGWQRERGPCLPNGHCLGRCNSIKNHPNSQTLPALTSKSVSPPPHSTHMELCHRHSAHPLPELPWERPPPPLPCLHRPCYPYSTLEHTHPHSHTLPASNRLCTGEECHLFHYSSHNPASHVSHQSLPSSPYREMFFSPPAPSPGCPCRDCSSRREHQSASVRSFHSLHPDQSESPHWSQGGLQQTREVSPPWENENPWEVAKEAEFWQSKSAMPTFRVCHSPLDQGPIPEQPRYAIGPHQGYPSPHSLIEVRDGGSSGYHTPPQPRHSCPCSPYQSSPAESHESRGYASGYHSGSASPLPAGSPSPGRGRLPETLSGSRDQQPAEHHKVEKPKSDVEDDISQGSEAKSDSNCLSSTPGLDSDNDYTIIGSSPTHTEYSVTADNPAQSQETSTHLESNTNSSKIVTPVPRELQTQSSNISISSTQPSSEPSLSSDGKTGATGSAEGSNQLQTSNYATVIIPPVQVQLNGSALPSNTPSGSSRVVSMNPSASLSSCSPNTPVNSPDLQSSPQCCTSATEVAGQRLTPDRDSSADTKPPSPVPDGYHTPTFPLAPYYYPLLNVPHVPYTGYTAVTIPTIQPPLPEKKRLSGSPGSTNGHNSLLRASSSPSPTHHVTFSPSVGEERRGSVQHSCREEADIRVNAKFVQDSSKYWYKPGISRDQAIAVLKDKEPGTFLIRDSNSFQGAYGLALKVATPPPNANIIGGKGDPLEQLVRHFLIETGPRGVKIKGCQNESYFGSLSALVYQHSITPISLPCALHIPERDLVGELQEMQPASNTSTAADLLKQGAACNVLYLNSVETESLTGPEAVSKATKCTLALSPRPVATMVHFKVSAQGITLTDSKRRLFFRRHYPISSVTFSSVDPQNKRIFGFVARRTGSATENVCHLFAEMDPEQPAVAIVNFINKVMLGPQLHR
- the LOC123987322 gene encoding tensin-2-like isoform X1, whose translation is MGCVHSTSTGQMKKPHTDTGRIHIKADPELHPEVLQLSQLAKAGSHTFTERSFKRKRVCEVCKQNIDNPGAFCRECKVAVHKTCEAKVTPTCTPTPDLHGSTKSTPQKKRGSLPRNKGVEQVMEHVMERHYDFDLTYITERIISVFFPPDLEEPRYRRNLQEVATMLKSKHQDKFLLLNLSEKRHDITRLNPKVQDYGWPDLHAPPLDRICAVCKAMETWLISDPHNVVVLHCKGNKGKTGVIVAAYMHYSKISAGADHALTTLAMRKFCEDKVSSSLEPSQNRYIYYFGGLLSGTIKMNSSPLFLHQILIPSLPNFQAGGGFYPFLKIYQSLQLVYTSGIYDPQSSRARKLCVTMEPALLLKGDIMVKCYHRRSRASEREVVFRVQFHTCTVHGAQLWFGKTELDLACTDDRFPPDATVEFLFTNGPEKMKGREYRKNDTFIKVDYNTSDPVVRWDSYENFNLHHQDSIENICHTKGPLDGSLYAQVKKRRGLGSTASAASLNGCLTSSPTVKPQTPSHPQPLTYISDSSVTSDHVEDASMHINRPERQNTDCPFRRGEGEGGANEQTRGKEKDRETAILDDDDPSSPGGLRREPSCCGRAGTKCGDVGWQRERGPCLPNGHCLGRCNSIKNHPNSQTLPALTSKSVSPPPHSTHMELCHRHSAHPLPELPWERPPPPLPCLHRPCYPYSTLEHTHPHSHTLPASNRLCTGEECHLFHYSSHNPASHVSHQSLPSSPYREMFFSPPAPSPGCPCRDCSSRREHQSASVRSFHSLHPDQSESPHWSQGGLQQTREVSPPWENENPWEVAKEAEFWQSKSAMPTFRVCHSPLDQGPIPEQPRYAIGPHQGYPSPHSLIEVRDGGSSGYHTPPQPRHSCPCSPYQSSPAESHESRGYASGYHSGSASPLPAGSPSPGRGRLPETLSGSRDQQPAEHHKVEKPKSDVEDDISQGSEAKSDSNCLSSTPGLDSDNDYTIIGSSPTHTEYSVTADNPAQSQETSTHLESNTNSSKIVTPVPRELQTQSSNISISSTQPSSEPSLSSDGKTGATGSAEGSNQLQTSNYATVIIPPVQVQLNGSALPSNTPSGSSRVVSMNPSASLSSCSPNTPVNSPDLQSSPQCCTSATEVAGQRLTPDRDSSADTKPPSPVPDGYHTPTFPLAPYYYPLLNVPHVPYTGYTAVTIPTIQPPLPEKKRLSGSPGSTNGHNSLLRASSSPSPTHHVTFSPSVGEERRGSVQHSCREEADIRVNAKFVQDSSKYWYKPGISRDQAIAVLKDKEPGTFLIRDSNSFQGAYGLALKVATPPPNANIIGGKGDPLEQLVRHFLIETGPRGVKIKGCQNESYFGSLSALVYQHSITPISLPCALHIPERDLVGELQEMQPASNTSTAADLLKQGAACNVLYLNSVETESLTGPEAVSKATKCTLALSPRPVATMVHFKVSAQGITLTDSKRRLFFRRHYPISSVTFSSVDPQNKRWTNSDSTSSKIFGFVARRTGSATENVCHLFAEMDPEQPAVAIVNFINKVMLGPQLHR